The DNA window TTTTTGTAGCATCCTTGCTACTTCAATACATAAATCGGCAAAAAATAAAAATTTTAAACATTATTTGTAAAATTTACGTAATTTTTTTAAAATATAATTAATATTAATTTAATAAAGTACGATTTTATTTTCAAACCAAGGAGGGGAAAATGAAAATAAAACCTATAAACGAAGAAGTAAGATTTGAAGATGTAAATCCAACAGAAAGACCGGTAGTGTCAAAAACCGATATTAGAGGAATAATTACCTACACCAACTCGATGTTTAGAGCGTTATCAGGTTACGAAAAAGGAGAAATGATAGGCAGACCTCATAATATAGTAAGACATCCTGATATGCCTAAAAAAGTTTTTGAAGAGATGTGGGATACGATTTTAAACGGCAAAAAATGGTCAGGCATTATTAAGAATCTAAGAAAAGACGGAAGATATTATTGGGTAGAAGCATTTATAGAACCAATTTTTGACGAGAACGGAAAAATCATAGGATTTGTATCTGCAAGAAGAAAAGTAAGCGACGAACTAAAAAAAGAATATGAAAAAATTTATCAAAAAATGAGAGAAGAAAATAAATAACTCTTCTCATTGCTATTTCCTAACATTTTTTCATATTGTAAAATATGCTGCTAATTAAAAATTTGAAAAAAATATAAAAGCAGTAAAAATACAAAATAATAAAGAAGAAATATATAAATAAAGTAAACCTAATAAGCATTATAAATGATACCGAACAATTAAAAGTGTGTGCATTAATAGAATATAATAAAAGTTATGAAATAATAAGATAAA is part of the Caminibacter pacificus genome and encodes:
- a CDS encoding PAS domain-containing protein — protein: MKIKPINEEVRFEDVNPTERPVVSKTDIRGIITYTNSMFRALSGYEKGEMIGRPHNIVRHPDMPKKVFEEMWDTILNGKKWSGIIKNLRKDGRYYWVEAFIEPIFDENGKIIGFVSARRKVSDELKKEYEKIYQKMREENK